Proteins from a genomic interval of Diospyros lotus cultivar Yz01 chromosome 6, ASM1463336v1, whole genome shotgun sequence:
- the LOC127804676 gene encoding UPF0496 protein 1-like, translated as MAMGGQFSKTRSGRGEGSRSSGSGSGSRSSNRPIRFSSVPLPEINRDLSSYEAACRRDPDLRSFDSSLQQRTSRLITSLADGVDGRSLSLDVLRNLLEFCLVEVNHEVVDFILQCKEDIWRNRELSDLVDDYFKNSFLNLELCAALDRSLKRSRDGLLVVKAALQSFEQDGSNQTDQGYGKTLGQLREFEAIGDPFTEEFLLLFQSVYEHQKSMLNKLDERKKKLDKKLESVKTWRMLSNVIFGATFASVLVCSVVVAAIAAPAVVAALVGVAASAPLGSMGSWINSLWKKHAKELEGQRKINLLMRTYTDFTIKDLESIQVRVDRLKIDIEAILHNAEFALAEEEGVILAMTEIKKNLNQFMQSIDELTERSHTFSLYVREASLVILKKVIEHPSTG; from the coding sequence ATGGCAATGGGAGGCCAATTTAGCAAGACGAGAAGCGGCCGCGGAGAGGGTAGTCGTAGTAGTGGTAGTGGTAGTGGTAGTCGCAGTTCTAATCGCCCGATCCGATTCAGCTCCGTTCCCCTTCCCGAAATCAACCGCGATCTGAGCTCCTACGAGGCCGCTTGCCGGCGCGATCCGGACCTCCGGTCCTTTGACTCTTCCCTCCAACAGCGCACCAGCAGGCTCATCACCTCCCTCGCCGACGGCGTCGACGGACGGTCGCTTTCCTTGGACGTCCTCCGGAATTTGCTCGAGTTCTGCTTGGTCGAGGTCAACCATGAAGTGGTCGATTTCATCCTCCAATGCAAGGAAGACATATGGCGGAACCGGGAACTCTCCGATCTGGTCGACGACTACTTCAAGAACAGCTTCCTTAACTTGGAGCTGTGCGCCGCCCTTGACAGATCTCTCAAGCGTTCCCGCGACGGCCTACTCGTAGTCAAGGCCGCTTTGCAGAGTTTCGAGCAAGACGGGAGCAACCAAACTGATCAAGGCTACGGGAAAACATTGGGACAGTTAAGGGAATTCGAGGCCATCGGGGACCCTTTCACGGAGGAGTTCCTATTGCTGTTTCAGTCAGTTTACGAGCACCAAAAGTCGATGCTGAACAAGCTGGAcgagagaaagaagaagcttGATAAGAAGTTGGAATCCGTTAAGACGTGGAGGATGCTGTCCAACGTAATATTTGGGGCCACATTTGCTTCCGTTTTGGTCTGTTCCGTGGTGGTGGCGGCCATTGCTGCACCGGCGGTTGTGGCGGCTCTGGTAGGCGTGGCGGCTTCGGCTCCTCTGGGGTCTATGGGGAGCTGGATTAACTCCCTCTGGAAGAAACACGCGAAAGAACTGGAAGGACAGAGGAAAATTAACCTTTTAATGCGAACTTATACAGACTTTACGATCAAGGATTTGGAAAGCATTCAGGTACGCGTGGATAGATTGAAAATTGATATAGAAGCCATCTTACACAACGCGGAGTTCGCTCTTGCAGAAGAGGAGGGGGTGATTCTGGCAATGACTGAGATCAAGAAGAATCTCAATCAATTTATGCAAAGTATAGACGAGCTGACCGAGCGTTCTCATACGTTTAGCCTATACGTGAGAGAAGCGAGCTTGGTGATTCTGAAAAAGGTTATTGAACATCCCAGCACCGGCTGA
- the LOC127804775 gene encoding pentatricopeptide repeat-containing protein At2g01390 has translation MFISHGARQFFRNCKLLFPVCSNQHFGCSKKSSIRWIYAHQQFRKKKTVYQINGRKKETLGTDKKVTSDQKVYARDIIRNISNILRYSTWDLAREELQKLCVRWDSYTINQVLKTHPPMEKAWLFFNWASKLKGFKHDQFTYTTMLDIFGEARRISSMNFVFQQMQEKGVKIDAITYTSLLHWFANDGDVDGAVKVWEEMKAKHCHPTVVSYTAYMKVLFHYNRVKEATKVCKEMLQSGFSPNCYTYTVLMEHLAYSGKYKEVLEMFNKMQVAGVLPDKATCNILIQKCCETGETWAMNKILQYMKENSIVLRYPVYLESLETLKAASESDVLLRQVNLHFSTECATKDDINNCDAIVSDNNAVVDIGLVLSFLRRKNFLAVDSLLASMMKQNTQLDSKTISTIIEVNSAHCRPNSALLAFEYGVKMGVRIERTAYLALMGVFIRTNSFPKVVNVVGEMIGVGISLGMSLGAILIYRLGLAKKTGCSAKIFDLLPDEQKNTVTYTALIAAYFSSGQANKGLKTFTAMRNKGLHATLGTYNVLLSGLERSGRVDEVEHFRKEKKQLEANGHSQNMDLLEETLCNCLFAGDTMF, from the exons ATGTTTATTTCTCATGGTGCCCGGCAATTTTTCAGAAACTGCAAACTCCTTTTTCCTGTATGTAGCAATCAGCATTTTGGGTGTTCTAAGAAAAGTTCCATTAGATGGATATATGCCCATCAACAGTTCCGAAAGAAGAAAACTGTTTATCAAATTAATGGACGGAAGAAGGAAACTCTCGGAACAGACAAGAAAGTGACTTCGGACCAAAAGGTTTATGCCAGGGATATCATCAgaaatatatcaaatattttgaGATATTCAACCTGGGATTTGGCTCGGGAAGAGCTGCAAAAACTGTGTGTAAGATGGGACTCTTATACTATCAACCAAGTTCTCAAAACCCACCCACCAATGGAGAAAGCATGGTTGTTTTTCAACTGGGCGTCTAAATTAAAAGGTTTCAAGCATGACCAATTTACTTACACAACCATGCTGGATATTTTTGGAGAAGCTAGGAGAATTTCGTCAATGAACTTTGTCTTTCAGCAGATGCAAGAGAAAGGGGTCAAGATAGATGCAATCACTTACACTTCGCTTCTTCATTGGTTTGCCAATGATGGGGATGTTGATGGAGCAGTCAAGGTGTGGGAGGAGATGAAAGCTAAGCATTGTCATCCAACAGTTGTCTCTTATACCGCTTATATGAAGGTTCTGTTTCACTACAATAGAGTGAAGGAGGCTACTAAAGTCTGCAAGGAGATGCTGCAATCTGGTTTTTCTCCAAATTGTTACACGTACACTGTCTTAATGGAGCATCTTGCTTATTCTG GAAAATACAAAGAAGTTCTGGAGATGTTTAACAAAATGCAAGTAGCCGGTGTCTTACCTGACAAAGCAACTTGCAATATTCTGATTCAGAAATGTTGCGAAACAGGGGAAACATGGGCAATGAATAAAATACTTCAGTATATGAAGGAAAACTCTATTGTCCTTCGTTACCCGGTTTATCTGGAATCCCTTGAAACTTTAAAAGCTGCCAGTGAGAGTGATGTTCTCCTAAGGCAAGTCAATCTGCATTTTTCTACTGAATGTGCCACAAAGGATGACATAAACAACTGCGATGCAATTGTTTCTGATAACAATGCTGTTGTAGATATAGGGCTTGTATTAAGTTTCTTGAGGAGGAAGAACTTTTTGGCTGTTGACAGCTTGCTTGCCAGCATGATGAAGCAGAACACTCAACTGGACTCTAAGACAATCTCCACCATAATTGAGGTGAATAGTGCTCATTGCAGACCAAATAGTGCATTATTGGCCTTTGAATATGGTGTGAAAATGGGTGTAAGAATTGAAAGAACTGCATATCTTGCCTTGATGGGTGTCTTCATAAGAACAAATTCATTTCCAAAGGTTGTTAACGTTGTTGGGGAAATGATTGGGGTTGGAATTTCTCTTGGAATGTCTTTGGGTGCAATCTTAATCTACAGGCTTGGCTTAGCCAAGAAGACTGGTTGTTCAGCAAAGATATTTGATTTGTTGCCTGATGAGCAGAAGAACACAGTGACTTACACCGCTTTAATTGCTGCCTATTTCTCTTCAGGTCAAGCTAATAAAGGACTGAAAACATTCACAGCCATGAGAAATAAAGGGCTCCATGCTACATTGGGCACATATAATGTGCTACTATCAGGTCTTGAAAGAAGTGGCAGAGTTGATGAAGTAGAACATTtcaggaaggagaagaagcagcTGGAAGCCAATGGTCATTCTCAAAACATGGATCTGTTGGAAGAAACACTTTGTAACTGCCTGTTTGCTGGGGATACAATGTTCTAA